A window from Pangasianodon hypophthalmus isolate fPanHyp1 chromosome 4, fPanHyp1.pri, whole genome shotgun sequence encodes these proteins:
- the LOC113538169 gene encoding butyrophilin subfamily 1 member A1-like yields MRIMFLCVTLLILYSVMESQSERLQVVGPEASLVAVAGKDLVLPCYIKPSTSAVNMTVQWLRLEAEDLLVHLYNDHKDRNEDQAQSYRRRTSLFKEELQKGNASLKLSTLRVSDEGEYKCFIEDKSWSDDITIYVIVNAQGSHPVIMMESYDNSGGINLVCESRGWKPEPDVLWLDREGATLPAEATQIHRDTEGFSVKRRITVYDYSNSNRFYCRFLQKHHMKEAEFVINSKVFDAWKWIVGISVSAFLIAVGWIVTAVILHKKEEQRQKVEHVLAEKKLFAERQRRSMEADLAEMKKFAVDVTLDPDTAHPLLILSADGKQVTCGDTEQDLPDTPQRFTSYPCVVGKQSFSSGRFYYEVQVRGKTDWTLGVVRENINRKQWIPWKPQNGFWTVALRNENQYKACAGPSVPLTLREKVEKVGVFVDYEEGLVSFYDVKSSSHIYSFTAQSFTEKLYPFFSPRYNDGGINSAPLIISPVFNTE; encoded by the exons atga GgattatgtttttgtgtgtgactCTCCTGATTCTCTACAGCGTTATGGAATCGCAATCAG AGCGATTACAGGTGGTTGGTCCAGAAGCTTCTCTTGTTGCTGTAGCTGGTAAAGATCTGGTTCTGCCCTGTTATATCAAACCCAGCACTAGCGCTGTGAACATGACAGTGCAATGGCTCAGACTAGAAGCAGAAGACTTGTTAGTGCATCTCTATAATGATcataaagacagaaatgaagaTCAGGCTCAGTCCTACAGAAGACGAACATCATTGTTTAAAGAGGAGCTACAGAAAGGCAACGCTTCACTCAAACTCTCAACTCTGCGAGTCTCTGATGAAGGAGAATATAAGTGTTTCATTGAGGACAAATCCTGGTCTGATGACATCACTATTTATGTCATTGTCAATG CTCAGGGAAGCCACCCGGTGATCATGATGGAGAGTTATGATAACTCAGGAGGGATTAATCTAGTGTGTGAGTCCAGAGGCTGGAAACCTGAACCTGATGTTCTGTGGCTGGACAGAGAAGGAGCCACTCTGCCTGCTGAAgctacacagatacacagagacactgagggCTTCAGTGTGAAACGCCGCATCACTGTTTATGATTATAGCAACTCCAACAGGTTTTACTGCAGATTTCTACAAAAACATCACATGAAGGAAGCAGAGTTTGTCATTAATA GTAAAGTCTTTGATGCTTGGAAGTGGATTGTCGGCATTTCAGTTTCAGCATTTCTTATTGCTGTTGGATGGATAGTAACTGCAGTTATTTTACACAAGAAAG agGAGCAGAGACAGAAGGTGGAACATG TGTTAGCAGAGAAGAAGTTGTTTGCAG agCGGCAGAGACGGAGCATGGAAGCTG ATTTAGCAGAGATGAAGAAGTTTGCAG tggATGTGACTCTGGATCCTGATACAGCTCATCCTCTACTCATCCTGTCTGCTGATGGAAAACAAGTGACATGTGGAGACACAGAACAGGATCTCCCTGATACACCACAGAGGTTTACTTCTTATCCCTGTGTTGTGGGAAAGCAGAGTTTCTCCTCAGGGAGATTTTATTATGAGGTGCAGGTCAGAGGGAAAACTGACTGGACATTAGGAGTCGTAAGAGAGAACATTAACAGGAAGCAGTGGATTCCATGGAAACCTCAGAATGGATTCTGGACTGTGGCTCTGAGGAATGAGAATCAGTATAAGGCTTGTGCTGGTCCCTCTGTCCCcctcacactgagagagaaggtGGAGAAGGTGGGGGTGTTTGTGGATTATGAGGAGGGTCTGGTCTCCTTTTATGATGTGAAGTCCAGCTCTCATATCTACTCTTTCACTGCTCAGTCTTTCACTGAGAAACTCTATCCATTCTTCAGTCCTCGGTACAATGATGGAGGTATAAATTCAGCACCACTGATCATCTCTCctgtatttaacactgaatGA